A genomic window from Methanovulcanius yangii includes:
- a CDS encoding peroxiredoxin, which translates to MEMLTPHTPAPDFCLPDAKGTEICLSTFRGKWVVLYFYPRDNTPGCTLEAKGFSDEVEAFKNLDAMIIGVSNDSPESHVKFIEKHDLKVLLLADPAHRVLEAYHAWQPKKLYGREFLGTVRSTYLIDPKGIIRDVWPKVKVTGHVESVRKRLEELRVE; encoded by the coding sequence ATGGAGATGCTGACACCGCACACTCCCGCGCCAGACTTCTGCCTCCCTGATGCGAAGGGAACGGAGATCTGTCTCAGTACATTCAGGGGCAAATGGGTCGTCCTCTATTTCTACCCACGCGACAACACCCCCGGATGCACCCTTGAAGCAAAAGGATTTTCAGATGAGGTCGAGGCATTCAAAAATCTGGATGCCATGATCATCGGAGTGAGTAACGACTCCCCGGAAAGCCATGTGAAATTTATCGAAAAACATGATCTCAAGGTCCTCCTCCTCGCTGATCCCGCACACCGGGTCCTCGAAGCCTACCACGCATGGCAGCCGAAAAAACTCTATGGCAGGGAATTTCTGGGAACGGTCCGCTCGACCTACCTCATCGATCCCAAGGGAATCATCCGGGACGTATGGCCGAAAGTGAAGGTGACCGGTCATGTTGAATCTGTCCGGAAGCGGCTCGAAGAACTCCGGGTGGAATAA
- a CDS encoding methanogenesis marker 8 protein gives MTEQKDEHIIEAVGRCRIVIQNGEVVDVGDAKISSCPLTRKFAHPVSTPDKESVKANIEYRIKKWGMCTPHREVIETREFVGFGASEILSFGLSAGMLDAVVLACDGAGTLIATTPALVQGIGGRMSGLVRTVPYEDVIRRIEEAGGVVIDTESATLDQSAGIARAYELGYSKVAVTVAVPEEAKTIRHQYPDAFIFGVHVTGLDHDEARMLVDASDFVTSCASATIREAAGEMALVQAGVGVPTFAITPTAKDILLEKIRRSNAQVLIRTTKLPVISEEQPDPLV, from the coding sequence ATGACAGAACAAAAGGACGAACATATCATCGAAGCGGTTGGCCGGTGCCGTATAGTGATACAAAACGGCGAAGTGGTCGACGTGGGGGACGCAAAAATCAGTTCCTGCCCGCTGACCAGAAAGTTTGCACATCCGGTCTCGACGCCCGACAAGGAATCGGTGAAGGCGAATATCGAATACCGTATTAAGAAGTGGGGGATGTGCACCCCTCACCGGGAAGTCATCGAGACAAGGGAATTTGTCGGATTCGGTGCATCCGAAATCCTGAGTTTCGGGCTCTCCGCCGGGATGCTCGATGCCGTTGTCCTTGCATGCGACGGTGCCGGGACCCTCATCGCGACGACGCCCGCACTCGTCCAGGGCATCGGGGGAAGAATGTCCGGCCTCGTCAGGACGGTGCCGTACGAGGACGTGATCCGCCGTATTGAGGAGGCAGGCGGCGTCGTTATCGATACAGAGTCTGCCACGCTCGATCAGTCGGCCGGGATCGCACGGGCATACGAACTGGGATATTCCAAGGTCGCGGTAACGGTGGCGGTTCCAGAGGAGGCGAAGACGATACGGCACCAGTATCCCGATGCGTTCATTTTCGGCGTTCATGTCACCGGGCTCGACCATGATGAAGCCCGGATGCTCGTGGATGCGTCCGACTTTGTCACCTCCTGCGCTTCGGCCACGATACGCGAGGCCGCCGGAGAGATGGCGCTCGTCCAGGCAGGCGTCGGTGTTCCGACATTCGCCATTACCCCGACGGCGAAGGACATCCTCCTGGAAAAGATCCGGCGCAGCAATGCGCAGGTGCTCATCCGGACAACAAAACTTCCGGTAATCTCTGAAGAGCAGCCGGACCCTCTCGTGTGA
- a CDS encoding RimK/LysX family protein, with the protein MEPADIFRNIAFLKAEEDVAVRFGLPAEALLPLFFSLRFGGDWSYASENLRTVSVMKKTSVYDEETKLGSSVEEIYLLANPVIEEREGTVRRLEKCGDQPSRLLVERPYRVRARAERILKMTIDPRAGEIRVEDLRKREIRFEGSPAYGLAHELEHLEKKEITGRDLSELRFV; encoded by the coding sequence ATGGAGCCTGCCGACATATTCAGGAATATTGCCTTCCTCAAGGCCGAGGAGGACGTCGCCGTACGATTCGGTCTTCCCGCCGAGGCACTCCTCCCTCTCTTCTTTTCGCTCAGGTTCGGGGGTGACTGGAGTTATGCGTCCGAGAATCTCCGGACTGTCTCGGTCATGAAGAAGACGTCGGTGTACGACGAGGAGACGAAGCTCGGGTCCTCCGTTGAGGAGATCTATCTGCTGGCCAATCCGGTGATAGAAGAGCGTGAGGGGACCGTTCGGCGGCTCGAAAAATGCGGGGATCAGCCCTCCCGTCTCCTCGTCGAACGGCCGTACCGGGTCCGTGCAAGGGCGGAGAGGATCCTGAAGATGACGATCGACCCCCGTGCCGGCGAAATTAGGGTCGAGGATCTCCGGAAAAGGGAGATCCGCTTCGAGGGGTCTCCGGCATATGGCCTTGCCCACGAACTCGAGCATCTGGAGAAGAAGGAGATTACGGGAAGGGATCTGAGCGAGCTTCGGTTTGTTTGA
- the upp gene encoding uracil phosphoribosyltransferase — MTVTRITHPVITHKINLLRDITTNSKDFREIVTEVTFLLTYEATRDLRLSKTMIPGWHGGDLEVDMVADEDPSIVPIFRAGIGMQEGFLSVFPTAKVSYVGYYRDEETLDPKLYYAKLAERAQERTNYVLDPMLATGGTTSAVCSLLKKAGVRKIKVLCILAAPEGIRRIETDHPDVEIIPAMIDSHLNENGYIMPGLGDAGDRLFGTK; from the coding sequence GTGACCGTCACCAGGATCACGCACCCGGTCATCACCCACAAAATCAATTTATTGCGTGATATCACGACAAATTCAAAGGATTTCAGGGAGATCGTAACCGAGGTCACGTTTCTCCTCACCTACGAAGCGACCCGTGATCTCCGCCTGTCGAAGACAATGATTCCCGGGTGGCACGGCGGAGATCTCGAGGTCGATATGGTTGCGGACGAAGACCCGTCCATCGTGCCCATATTCCGGGCGGGAATTGGCATGCAGGAAGGATTCCTCTCGGTCTTCCCCACTGCAAAGGTAAGTTACGTCGGGTATTACCGGGACGAGGAGACCTTGGACCCGAAACTCTACTATGCCAAACTTGCAGAGCGGGCACAGGAAAGGACGAACTATGTCCTGGACCCGATGCTTGCCACCGGAGGTACCACATCCGCCGTCTGTAGCCTCCTGAAAAAAGCCGGCGTCAGGAAGATCAAGGTACTGTGCATTCTTGCGGCGCCGGAAGGCATCCGGAGAATAGAAACGGATCATCCCGATGTCGAGATCATTCCCGCAATGATCGACAGCCATCTCAATGAAAATGGGTATATCATGCCCGGCCTCGGCGATGCGGGAGACCGTCTCTTCGGGACGAAATAA
- a CDS encoding YkgJ family cysteine cluster protein produces MQLVHCITEDRGDYTFVVYNYYSGDVKEVRVDPDKYALYEDRSSLENLPEACPFLRFDDRGKAWCTVHLTRPDICRDYCCWRLLILDSGGRRVGRVLYQRTFMADNDALRNLWERIKPTLTGLDDREWDKTLIDTLMASGYQVRR; encoded by the coding sequence ATGCAGCTTGTTCACTGCATCACTGAAGACAGGGGCGACTACACCTTTGTCGTCTATAACTACTACTCCGGTGACGTAAAGGAGGTACGGGTCGACCCGGACAAGTATGCCCTCTATGAAGACCGGAGCAGTCTTGAAAATCTCCCGGAAGCATGCCCCTTTCTGAGATTTGACGATAGGGGAAAGGCATGGTGCACGGTCCACCTGACACGCCCCGACATATGCCGCGATTACTGTTGCTGGCGCCTGCTCATTCTCGACTCCGGTGGACGACGGGTCGGACGGGTATTATATCAGCGGACATTCATGGCGGACAATGACGCCCTCAGGAACCTGTGGGAAAGAATAAAACCGACGCTCACCGGCCTTGATGACCGGGAGTGGGATAAAACCCTCATCGATACGCTCATGGCATCGGGGTACCAGGTTCGCAGGTAA
- the uvrA gene encoding excinuclease ABC subunit UvrA — protein MKNITIRGAREHNLQNITIELPRDKLIVITGVSGSGKSTLAFDTIYAEGQRRYVESLSSYARQFLGLMNKPDVDSIDGLSPAISIEQKTTSKNPRSTVGTVTEIYDYLRLLYARIGIPYCPEHGTRIESRSPEKIADAISADYGDQVTILAPVIRQKKGTYQQLLRDLDKEGYVRARVDGQIVRTDEEITLERYVKHDIDVVIDRLSPGDRSRLVEAVEEALNKSGGLVIVMGGDDEDERMYSSHMACPVCGMSFEELQPRMFSFNSPFGACEECNGLGFRMEFDPDLIIPDQEKSISDGAVATYRNFLDGYRIQYLAAVAAHFGFDIFTPIRDLTEKQYNALMYGSPENIRFDMRMKDGDAHWSHKGKWEGLLPQAERLYKQTKSEYRQKELEKFMRISDCPACHGRRLKEKVLAVKVGDKSIVDVTTLSITGCLAFFRDLDLTPREQEIARLVIKEIKSRLTFLEQVGLGYLTLARSAGTLSGGEAQRIRLATQIGSNLMGVLYVLDEPSIGLHQRDNHRLIETLQKLRDLGNTLVVVEHDEDTIRMADYVVDMGPGAGIHGGRVVAEGTPDAIEKNPESLTGRYLARTEIIPVPPVRRTTDQYIHLTGCRQNNLKDVSAEIPIGLFTVITGMSGSGKSTLIYDTLYRALMKEIHHSRMQPGTYDTLTFDTPVDKVIVIDQSPIGRTPRSNPATYTKLFDEIRKVFAETKEAKMRGYKPGRFSFNVKGGRCEGCSGDGLIKIEMNFLPDVYVECEECKGTRYNAETLEVKFKGKSIAEVLDMTVDEACELFSSIPSIMKKLETLQKVGLGYIKLGQSSTTLSGGEAQRIKLTRELSKRATGQTCYLLDEPTTGLHFHDVKKLISVLNELVEMGNSVIVIEHNLDVIKSADHIIDLGPGGGDGGGEIIATGTPEDVARTPRSYTGQFLRHMLEVHD, from the coding sequence ATGAAAAACATTACGATCCGTGGAGCACGTGAGCACAACCTCCAGAATATCACAATAGAGCTCCCGCGCGACAAACTCATTGTAATCACCGGCGTCTCCGGCTCCGGGAAATCCACTCTTGCCTTCGACACCATCTATGCAGAGGGGCAGCGCAGGTACGTGGAGTCCCTCTCCTCCTACGCCCGCCAGTTCCTCGGCCTGATGAACAAACCGGACGTGGACTCGATCGACGGTCTCTCCCCCGCCATCTCCATCGAGCAGAAGACCACCTCCAAAAACCCGCGGAGTACGGTGGGGACCGTCACCGAGATCTATGACTACCTGCGCCTCCTGTATGCACGGATCGGCATCCCCTACTGCCCCGAGCACGGCACCAGGATCGAGTCCCGGTCGCCTGAAAAGATCGCGGACGCCATCTCTGCAGATTATGGCGATCAGGTGACGATTCTCGCCCCGGTCATCCGGCAAAAAAAAGGAACCTACCAGCAGCTCCTCCGTGACCTCGACAAGGAGGGGTATGTCCGTGCACGGGTGGATGGCCAAATCGTACGAACCGATGAGGAGATAACCCTCGAACGGTATGTGAAGCATGACATCGACGTGGTCATCGACCGCCTCAGTCCCGGCGACCGGTCCCGCCTCGTGGAGGCCGTCGAAGAAGCACTGAACAAATCCGGGGGCCTTGTCATCGTCATGGGGGGAGATGACGAAGATGAGCGGATGTATTCTTCCCATATGGCCTGTCCGGTCTGTGGAATGTCATTTGAGGAGCTCCAGCCCCGGATGTTTTCCTTCAACAGCCCCTTCGGGGCCTGCGAGGAATGCAACGGTCTGGGGTTCAGGATGGAATTTGATCCCGACCTCATCATTCCCGATCAGGAGAAGTCCATCTCGGATGGGGCCGTCGCCACCTATCGGAATTTCCTTGACGGCTACCGCATCCAGTATCTCGCGGCAGTCGCCGCCCACTTCGGGTTTGATATCTTCACCCCTATCCGCGATCTCACGGAGAAGCAGTATAATGCCCTGATGTATGGCTCCCCGGAGAACATCCGCTTCGACATGCGGATGAAGGACGGTGATGCGCACTGGTCCCATAAGGGGAAATGGGAAGGCCTCCTCCCCCAGGCTGAACGCCTCTACAAGCAGACAAAATCCGAATACCGGCAAAAGGAACTGGAAAAGTTCATGCGTATCTCCGACTGCCCCGCCTGCCACGGCCGTCGTCTCAAGGAGAAGGTACTCGCCGTCAAGGTGGGCGACAAGTCCATCGTGGATGTCACCACCCTCTCCATTACGGGATGTCTCGCATTCTTCCGCGACCTCGACCTTACGCCACGGGAACAGGAAATCGCCCGGCTGGTGATAAAGGAGATCAAATCACGCCTCACCTTCCTCGAACAGGTCGGTCTCGGATACCTGACCCTCGCGCGCAGTGCAGGCACCCTCTCCGGGGGTGAAGCCCAGCGGATACGCCTTGCCACCCAGATCGGTTCCAACCTGATGGGCGTCCTCTATGTCCTCGACGAACCCTCCATCGGGCTGCATCAGCGGGACAACCACCGCCTCATCGAAACGCTCCAGAAACTTCGTGACCTCGGCAACACTCTGGTCGTCGTGGAACATGACGAGGATACCATCCGCATGGCAGACTATGTCGTTGATATGGGGCCGGGAGCAGGAATCCATGGAGGGCGGGTCGTCGCAGAGGGTACCCCCGACGCAATAGAAAAGAACCCGGAATCCCTGACCGGCCGGTACCTCGCCCGGACGGAGATCATACCCGTTCCGCCTGTTCGGCGGACCACAGACCAGTATATCCACCTGACCGGCTGCCGCCAGAACAACCTGAAAGACGTCTCCGCAGAAATTCCCATCGGCCTTTTCACGGTCATCACCGGCATGTCGGGTTCCGGGAAGTCAACCCTCATATATGATACCCTGTACCGGGCGCTGATGAAGGAGATCCACCATTCCCGGATGCAGCCGGGCACCTACGACACGCTCACCTTCGACACGCCTGTCGACAAGGTGATCGTCATCGATCAAAGCCCCATCGGCAGGACACCCCGTTCGAACCCCGCAACGTATACGAAGCTGTTCGATGAGATCCGCAAGGTATTTGCAGAGACGAAGGAGGCAAAGATGCGGGGGTACAAACCGGGTCGGTTCTCCTTCAATGTGAAGGGCGGACGATGCGAAGGATGCTCCGGAGACGGCCTTATAAAAATTGAGATGAATTTCCTCCCCGACGTGTACGTGGAGTGCGAGGAGTGCAAGGGGACGCGGTACAACGCCGAAACCCTCGAGGTCAAATTCAAGGGAAAATCCATCGCCGAGGTTCTCGATATGACGGTCGACGAGGCATGCGAGCTCTTCTCCAGCATCCCGTCCATCATGAAGAAACTCGAAACCCTCCAGAAGGTGGGTCTCGGTTACATCAAGCTCGGCCAGAGTTCAACCACCCTCTCGGGAGGAGAGGCCCAGCGGATCAAGCTGACGAGGGAGCTCTCGAAACGTGCGACCGGGCAGACCTGCTACCTCCTCGATGAGCCGACGACCGGACTTCACTTTCATGATGTCAAGAAGCTGATATCGGTCCTGAATGAACTCGTGGAGATGGGCAATTCGGTCATCGTAATCGAACACAACCTCGATGTGATCAAATCGGCCGATCATATCATCGATCTCGGACCGGGAGGCGGCGACGGCGGAGGAGAGATCATCGCAACAGGTACCCCGGAAGATGTCGCCCGGACCCCCCGGAGTTACACAGGGCAGTTCCTGCGCCACATGCTCGAAGTACATGACTGA
- a CDS encoding DNA-deoxyinosine glycosylase, with protein sequence MRSKQSASCAEGTGGLPPVIGDCPAVLILGSSPSVISLQKGEYYGNPRNHFWQLMERIAGVPADGSYTERIAGLKERRIALWDVLATCERHASCDQSIRNPRANNIADVLDNNPSIACIALNGKVGATRWMRRLMPDVMERADIRIFFLPSSSPANARLSLEEKAVEWARIMDCIKEK encoded by the coding sequence ATGAGGAGTAAACAGTCCGCATCCTGTGCAGAAGGGACCGGTGGTCTCCCCCCTGTAATCGGTGACTGTCCGGCTGTACTGATTCTGGGCAGCAGCCCGAGTGTGATATCCCTTCAAAAGGGGGAGTATTACGGTAATCCGCGGAATCATTTCTGGCAGTTAATGGAGCGGATTGCCGGGGTGCCGGCAGACGGGTCCTACACCGAACGGATCGCCGGCCTGAAGGAACGGAGGATCGCCCTCTGGGACGTCCTTGCGACCTGCGAGCGGCATGCAAGCTGCGACCAGTCGATACGAAATCCCCGGGCGAACAATATCGCAGACGTTCTTGACAACAATCCAAGTATCGCATGTATCGCCCTGAACGGGAAGGTGGGTGCGACACGGTGGATGCGAAGGCTCATGCCGGATGTTATGGAACGAGCGGATATCAGGATATTTTTTCTCCCATCCTCGAGCCCTGCAAATGCCCGTCTGAGCCTCGAAGAGAAGGCTGTGGAATGGGCCCGGATAATGGACTGTATAAAAGAAAAATAG
- a CDS encoding DUF333 domain-containing protein, with the protein MKHVRCIMVLIIGAALLLPGATALLNPAAVYCDAMNYTYTVESDETGERGYCVVDAGTHIDAWAFLRGEEGTEYGYCERQGYDTRTITDPALCADVYSDSCAVCVLPDGNIMEVTALMGLSYKEPDLVIDGAAGPVQTAAPAAAPTATETPLSLLVPLAGVAATMMVVTGRIRKQ; encoded by the coding sequence ATGAAGCACGTTCGATGTATAATGGTACTCATTATCGGGGCTGCACTTCTCCTCCCGGGGGCAACAGCACTCCTAAATCCGGCGGCCGTCTACTGCGATGCAATGAATTACACCTACACGGTGGAAAGCGATGAAACCGGTGAGAGAGGATACTGCGTCGTCGACGCCGGGACACACATCGATGCCTGGGCATTTCTCAGGGGAGAAGAGGGCACCGAGTACGGCTACTGCGAACGGCAGGGATATGATACCAGAACCATTACCGATCCGGCATTGTGTGCCGATGTCTACTCCGACTCCTGTGCAGTCTGTGTGCTTCCCGACGGAAACATCATGGAGGTGACCGCACTGATGGGCCTCTCATACAAGGAGCCGGACCTTGTAATCGACGGGGCGGCGGGCCCGGTTCAGACGGCAGCACCCGCTGCCGCCCCGACTGCCACGGAGACGCCACTCTCCCTTCTCGTACCGCTCGCAGGAGTAGCGGCCACAATGATGGTCGTGACGGGCAGAATCCGAAAGCAGTGA
- a CDS encoding VOC family protein yields MATIVHFDVPADDPERAKAFYSSLFGWTFEHPPGWTDYYFITTTAEDGSPGVAGGMGRRGMPEQTITNYFGVPSIDSSLADVIRLGGTVLMKKMAVPKFGYLAVCKDTEGNSFGLWEEDAGAE; encoded by the coding sequence ATGGCAACGATTGTGCACTTTGACGTGCCTGCCGATGATCCCGAACGGGCAAAGGCCTTTTACTCCTCCCTGTTTGGATGGACCTTCGAACATCCGCCGGGATGGACCGACTATTATTTCATCACCACCACCGCAGAGGACGGGTCCCCCGGAGTTGCGGGCGGTATGGGAAGGCGCGGGATGCCGGAACAGACGATCACCAATTATTTCGGGGTGCCGTCAATTGACTCTTCCCTCGCGGATGTAATTCGTCTCGGGGGAACGGTACTGATGAAGAAAATGGCCGTTCCGAAATTTGGCTATCTGGCGGTCTGCAAGGATACCGAGGGGAATTCATTCGGGCTTTGGGAAGAGGACGCGGGGGCGGAGTAG
- a CDS encoding C1 family peptidase produces MVSALATCTSPCECMREEEAIERFGRGEYVRCDEEACGYLTIDRTTRIPQYCFQPLQYPFTRATSIVTRTPTPTQTKEIPTTTVTPTPTIQILVKPTPLTNVLTTVTPTPMSVALKDSDKDGIFDYQDNCPAVANSDQLDSETEVQCGPAPSINTPPVCVPVRVGDGIGDACDNCPYVINPDQKDTDKDGQGDACDNCPTIVNPDQKDTDNDKVGDACDTCPNVYNPDQKDTNKDGEGDACDCNDGVKGVNEQDIDCGGSCPLPCNVCGAAVLPAQFDYREWKGKNWLTMVKDQAVCGSCYAHSAIGAMEAKYNLEQNYLWYLNLAEQQYVSPCFSNVGSCMGGDTSAVLAHLKTDGVVTEECFPYMSTNCVHHEPDPKPDDPNHQKMVCNFAGHCSQPQTCSPCANPFETWTITDYKYFSGTVEQMKRKLVCNGPLDVCSGEWWHCVVLVGWDDTQNSWIVKNSWGTGWQDNGYGLIGYDSDIGQDFLNNAYSVSGVGVI; encoded by the coding sequence ATGGTAAGTGCGCTTGCAACCTGCACATCACCATGCGAATGCATGAGGGAGGAGGAAGCGATTGAACGGTTCGGCCGCGGTGAATACGTGCGATGCGACGAGGAGGCCTGCGGCTATCTCACGATTGACCGGACGACGAGGATTCCCCAGTACTGTTTCCAGCCACTGCAGTATCCCTTCACGCGGGCCACCTCCATTGTGACGCGGACACCTACTCCGACCCAGACAAAGGAGATCCCGACCACCACAGTCACGCCGACACCCACGATTCAGATTCTGGTGAAACCCACCCCGCTCACGAATGTTCTGACAACCGTCACCCCCACCCCGATGAGCGTAGCCTTAAAGGATTCCGACAAGGACGGGATTTTTGATTATCAGGACAACTGCCCGGCGGTCGCAAATTCCGACCAGCTCGACTCCGAAACCGAGGTGCAGTGCGGACCTGCGCCTTCCATCAACACACCCCCGGTCTGTGTCCCAGTCCGTGTCGGCGATGGTATTGGCGATGCATGCGACAACTGCCCGTATGTCATCAATCCCGACCAGAAAGACACCGATAAGGACGGGCAGGGAGATGCATGTGACAACTGTCCGACGATCGTCAATCCTGACCAGAAAGACACCGACAACGATAAAGTAGGCGATGCGTGCGATACCTGCCCGAATGTCTACAATCCCGACCAGAAGGACACCAACAAGGATGGCGAGGGAGATGCGTGTGACTGCAATGACGGCGTAAAAGGCGTCAATGAACAGGACATCGACTGCGGCGGCTCCTGCCCCCTGCCCTGCAATGTCTGCGGCGCCGCCGTACTTCCCGCACAGTTTGATTACCGCGAGTGGAAAGGGAAGAACTGGCTGACGATGGTAAAGGACCAGGCAGTCTGCGGGTCCTGCTATGCCCATTCGGCAATCGGTGCGATGGAGGCAAAATACAACCTTGAACAGAATTACCTCTGGTACCTCAACCTCGCCGAGCAGCAGTACGTCTCCCCCTGTTTTTCGAATGTGGGGTCCTGCATGGGGGGAGATACGAGTGCGGTCCTCGCCCACCTGAAGACGGACGGCGTAGTCACCGAGGAATGCTTCCCGTATATGTCCACGAACTGCGTCCACCACGAACCGGACCCGAAACCCGATGATCCGAACCACCAGAAGATGGTCTGCAACTTCGCCGGTCACTGCTCACAGCCGCAGACCTGCTCCCCCTGCGCAAACCCCTTTGAGACGTGGACGATCACTGATTACAAGTATTTCTCAGGGACCGTTGAGCAAATGAAACGCAAACTCGTCTGCAACGGCCCTCTTGACGTCTGTTCCGGCGAATGGTGGCACTGCGTCGTACTCGTCGGATGGGATGATACCCAGAATTCATGGATCGTCAAGAACAGCTGGGGGACCGGCTGGCAGGACAACGGCTACGGCCTCATCGGCTATGACAGTGATATCGGGCAGGATTTCCTGAACAATGCCTATTCGGTCAGTGGCGTGGGAGTGATCTGA
- a CDS encoding uracil-xanthine permease family protein has translation MFQGVQILFVAFGALVLVPLLTGLDPNVALFTAGLGTLIFQVITRWKVPIFLASSFAFIPAITYGVATWGIPSTLCGLAAAGLFYVVLSFVIRFFGIDIINRIFPPIVVGPVIAVIGLSLAPVAVNMAVGLSGDVQAIPVETALIIAGASLLTTLAAFVFGRGWIKLIPILLGIVVGYTLSIALGVVDYSSVGTAAWIAMPHFVLPEWNLAAILFIVPVAIAPAIEHFGDILAIGSVTGKNYLKDPGIHRTMLGDGIATFTASFLGGPPNTTYSEVTGAVALTKAYNPMIMTAAAVCAIIFSFVGKIGAFLQTIPGPVMGGVLILLFGLIAGLGINQLVRNQVDLHQDKNLVVISIVLVSGIGGLFIPLGDFQLAGIGLSAVLGVLLNLIIPDPVQAGGDTA, from the coding sequence ATGTTTCAAGGGGTTCAGATCCTTTTCGTGGCCTTCGGAGCACTCGTTCTGGTTCCACTCCTCACCGGACTCGACCCGAACGTGGCGCTGTTCACGGCAGGCCTCGGCACCCTGATATTTCAGGTAATCACCAGATGGAAGGTGCCAATATTCCTTGCATCCTCGTTCGCATTCATTCCAGCCATCACCTATGGAGTTGCAACATGGGGTATCCCCAGTACTCTCTGCGGTCTTGCCGCCGCCGGTCTCTTTTATGTTGTTCTCAGTTTTGTGATCCGATTCTTCGGGATCGATATCATCAACAGGATCTTCCCGCCGATCGTCGTCGGGCCCGTTATCGCCGTCATTGGCCTTTCTCTTGCACCCGTCGCGGTCAACATGGCAGTCGGCCTTTCCGGTGACGTGCAGGCCATTCCGGTGGAGACGGCACTGATCATTGCCGGAGCATCGCTTCTGACCACCCTTGCGGCATTTGTCTTCGGCAGGGGCTGGATCAAGCTCATTCCGATTCTCCTCGGCATTGTCGTCGGCTACACCCTCTCCATTGCCTTGGGCGTGGTGGACTATTCGTCCGTCGGAACCGCGGCATGGATTGCAATGCCCCACTTTGTCCTGCCCGAATGGAATCTGGCCGCCATCCTCTTCATCGTCCCGGTCGCCATCGCCCCGGCGATCGAACACTTCGGCGACATTCTGGCCATCGGGTCGGTCACCGGCAAAAACTACCTCAAGGACCCCGGCATTCACCGGACCATGCTCGGTGACGGAATCGCCACCTTCACCGCATCCTTCCTCGGTGGCCCGCCCAACACCACCTACTCTGAAGTGACCGGAGCCGTCGCACTGACCAAAGCCTATAACCCGATGATCATGACCGCAGCTGCAGTCTGTGCCATCATCTTCTCCTTCGTTGGAAAGATTGGTGCCTTCCTCCAGACGATTCCGGGGCCGGTGATGGGCGGCGTCCTCATCCTGCTCTTCGGCCTCATCGCGGGTCTCGGTATCAACCAGCTCGTGAGAAATCAGGTCGACCTGCACCAGGACAAGAATCTGGTGGTCATCTCGATCGTGCTCGTCAGCGGTATCGGCGGACTCTTCATCCCGCTCGGGGATTTCCAGCTTGCAGGTATCGGCCTCTCTGCAGTCCTCGGCGTCCTGCTCAACCTGATCATACCCGACCCGGTCCAGGCCGGAGGTGATACCGCGTGA
- a CDS encoding TATA-box-binding protein → MKPENSYASLKIENIVASGKIADSLDLDDITSRLDTCTLDRKKFPGAVYHIADPKIVALLFSSGKIVLTGIHNPQEFTYGCATLSENLRRIGATLIDAPKVAITNMVCSYDTGTPINLNKMMLTFNLENIEYEPEQFPGLVYRLEDPNIVLLVFSSGKIILTGGKNIEDVKRAIDRMMPKFIEIQ, encoded by the coding sequence ATGAAGCCTGAGAATTCATACGCATCACTGAAGATAGAAAATATTGTGGCTTCCGGAAAGATCGCTGACAGCCTGGATCTCGATGATATCACCTCACGACTGGATACCTGCACCCTGGACAGAAAGAAGTTTCCGGGGGCCGTTTACCACATAGCGGACCCAAAGATCGTTGCACTTCTCTTCTCATCGGGAAAAATCGTCCTCACCGGTATTCACAACCCTCAGGAATTCACATATGGATGTGCAACCCTGAGCGAAAATCTGCGACGCATCGGGGCGACGCTGATAGATGCACCCAAGGTTGCCATTACCAATATGGTCTGCTCCTATGATACCGGCACGCCCATCAACCTCAATAAAATGATGCTCACCTTCAACCTGGAGAACATCGAGTATGAACCGGAACAATTTCCCGGACTTGTATATCGCCTCGAGGACCCGAACATCGTGCTTCTCGTCTTCTCCTCCGGTAAGATCATCCTGACGGGTGGAAAAAATATCGAAGATGTGAAGAGGGCAATCGATAGGATGATGCCAAAATTCATTGAGATCCAGTAG